In Xylanibacter ruminicola 23, a single genomic region encodes these proteins:
- a CDS encoding sensor histidine kinase: MSLLKKTFQFSWIGLVATVMLLSSCDNAQQSHDLEFDRVHNIMRYSDSIPRTVDSLMALGEINQMCADFYNMSYYMSPNVNRSSAIADSALMRPVVTEQDRFYHFLIAANNSELEYTSRHYESGLRKAQQLVNSVDTSFINRHYLLQTGYLLAYSNLALSYIHLERSAEGEKYMQQVMKLIDQFEKTSVNDSVAQHNWAAKRTQFAVAAMISYCNMRQWDGAEAWMNRAEKYLQNMADNPRVDKSHYPIFCYQVSCVKSFILEKAGHHQEAAQAYDDFMKNPLSKSVVARINSVSYLNSSHRYEEAERNINDVETVMGQLGMKMDLETLNGIVKLKFDAHLGAGHRDSALAVATRILDRLDSAEVWQRRDKTAELATIYDMSKKDAEIAEKEAKINQMRIVVLLIVIVLLLVFFFIYAFTRRRAAASLNQKNEQLLIANARAEEASRMKTRFIQQISHEFRTPLNVLSGFAQVLTDSDAYLDESLRQDANRQILENTNRITNLVNKMLELSDVSSRTVIDLTDQVSVEQIATDAIDASGIDDADHLVFEMQAGDEASSVRITTNKRAAVRALALLLDNARKFTAPAEAYGHHDAADKKQRAVLKVSITDTLVQFIVEDTGMGVPANQAERIFDEFVQLDEYYDGTGIGLTVARSFARRLGGDVKLDTTYIAGARFVMTLPRK, translated from the coding sequence ATGTCATTACTTAAAAAAACTTTTCAGTTTTCATGGATAGGCCTAGTAGCAACCGTGATGCTTCTCTCATCGTGTGACAATGCTCAGCAGAGTCATGATTTGGAATTCGATCGTGTGCATAACATCATGCGATATTCTGATTCCATCCCTCGTACCGTCGATAGTTTGATGGCGCTGGGTGAAATCAATCAGATGTGTGCCGACTTTTATAATATGTCGTATTACATGAGCCCGAATGTAAATCGTTCCAGTGCGATTGCTGATAGCGCCTTGATGCGTCCTGTCGTCACAGAACAGGATCGCTTCTATCACTTCCTGATAGCAGCCAATAACTCAGAGCTGGAATACACGAGTCGCCACTACGAGTCGGGCTTGCGAAAGGCTCAGCAGTTGGTCAACAGTGTTGATACCAGTTTTATCAATCGCCACTATCTGCTGCAAACGGGCTATCTGTTGGCCTATAGCAATCTGGCACTTAGCTATATCCATCTGGAACGTTCAGCCGAGGGTGAAAAGTACATGCAGCAGGTGATGAAGCTGATTGATCAGTTTGAAAAAACGTCTGTAAACGACTCTGTTGCACAGCATAATTGGGCGGCTAAACGTACGCAATTCGCCGTTGCCGCTATGATTTCTTATTGTAATATGCGCCAATGGGATGGGGCAGAGGCCTGGATGAATCGTGCCGAAAAATATCTTCAGAATATGGCGGATAATCCTCGTGTCGATAAGTCGCATTACCCCATATTCTGCTATCAGGTTAGTTGTGTCAAATCCTTTATCCTCGAAAAGGCAGGCCATCATCAGGAGGCTGCTCAGGCCTATGACGATTTTATGAAGAATCCCTTGTCAAAATCAGTGGTTGCTCGTATCAATTCGGTTTCATATCTCAATAGTAGTCATCGCTATGAGGAGGCCGAGCGTAATATCAATGATGTTGAAACTGTGATGGGACAGTTGGGCATGAAGATGGATCTTGAGACACTTAACGGTATTGTTAAGTTAAAGTTCGATGCCCATTTGGGTGCAGGTCATCGCGACTCTGCCCTTGCTGTAGCTACACGCATTCTTGACAGACTCGATTCGGCTGAGGTATGGCAGAGACGTGACAAGACAGCCGAGTTGGCTACCATCTATGATATGAGTAAGAAGGATGCCGAGATTGCCGAAAAAGAGGCTAAGATCAACCAGATGCGCATAGTTGTACTGTTGATAGTGATTGTGCTGCTTTTGGTGTTCTTCTTTATTTATGCCTTCACTCGTCGTCGTGCGGCTGCCAGCCTGAACCAGAAGAACGAGCAGCTGTTGATAGCCAATGCCCGTGCCGAGGAAGCATCGCGCATGAAGACCAGGTTTATCCAGCAGATTTCGCACGAGTTCCGTACCCCTCTGAATGTGCTTTCGGGTTTTGCTCAGGTGCTCACGGATTCGGATGCCTATCTCGACGAGAGTTTGCGTCAGGATGCCAATCGCCAGATTCTCGAAAATACCAACCGCATTACCAACCTGGTTAATAAGATGCTGGAGCTGTCGGATGTGAGCAGTCGTACGGTCATCGATCTTACCGATCAGGTTTCAGTTGAACAGATAGCCACCGATGCCATCGACGCTTCGGGTATAGACGATGCCGATCATTTAGTGTTCGAGATGCAGGCTGGCGACGAGGCTTCGTCGGTGCGCATCACCACCAATAAGCGTGCAGCTGTTCGTGCGCTCGCGCTGTTGCTCGATAATGCACGCAAGTTCACGGCACCAGCCGAGGCCTATGGTCATCATGATGCTGCTGATAAGAAACAGCGTGCCGTCTTGAAGGTAAGCATTACCGATACGCTTGTGCAGTTCATCGTCGAAGATACAGGTATGGGTGTTCCTGCCAATCAGGCTGAGCGCATCTTTGATGAGTTTGTGCAGCTCGATGAGTATTATGATGGTACGGGTATCGGACTCACGGTAGCCCGCAGTTTTGCCCGTCGTTTGGGTGGTGATGTGAAGCTCGACACCACTTATATCGCTGGTGCCCGCTTTGTGATGACGCTTCCAAGAAAATAA
- a CDS encoding peptidase domain-containing ABC transporter has translation MNKPFPIFTQHDVMECGPTCLRMVMAYYGRNYPLERLRDMCHIQRDGVSLLGVAEAAEQLGMHTTGVKATLQQLVDEVPLPCILHWNQGHFVVLYEVKRTKEGLQFKVADPVGQRITYTEREFLRYWASDTEEGQPAGIALMLEPTPDFNRDEYVEDDSDRKARKRSLMLLLSYMRPYKKLIAQLFLGLTVVSLLQLVLPFLTQAIVDFGISRQDLGFIVLVLIAQLMLMIGSTSVQFIQSWILLHVSTRVNLSLLSDYLAKLMRLPFSYFDTRLTGDILQRIDDHDRIQTFLTGSSLSLILSLFNIVVFGAVILIYDWRIFFIFMLGSALYVLWVLLFMRRRAKLDTKLFAQNAANQSKIVQLIDGIQEIKLNTCEQQKRWEWERVQARIFRLNIKSLALNQYQESGATFINEVKNLVITALVAMLVLRGDMTLGMMLSVQYIIGSLNGPVNQLVDFIHRYQDARLSLERLQEVYEKDDEVQPDRQLISQVSGDGDILIKNLTYRYDKLNDKPTLDHIDVVIPHGKTTAIVGLSGSGKTTLLKMILGFYKPDAGEVVIGSSDLENYDKRAWRRHCGVVMQDGFIYSDTIARNIAAGFEVIDTERLVQAARVAEIDDYIRQLPLGYNTKIGAEGSGLSQGQKQRILIARAVYKNPDYVFFDEATNSLDAQNEHAIIQNLADFLHNRTSLIIAHRLSTVVDADNILVMSEGRIVESGNHAQLLERRGIYYELVKNQLNV, from the coding sequence ATGAATAAACCATTCCCAATATTCACTCAACACGATGTGATGGAATGTGGCCCAACCTGCTTACGCATGGTGATGGCCTATTATGGGCGCAACTATCCGCTGGAACGGTTGCGCGATATGTGTCATATACAGCGCGATGGCGTGTCGCTGCTCGGTGTTGCTGAGGCTGCCGAGCAGTTAGGCATGCATACCACAGGCGTGAAAGCTACGCTGCAACAGTTGGTCGACGAGGTTCCACTTCCGTGTATCCTGCATTGGAATCAGGGGCATTTTGTAGTGCTCTACGAGGTGAAGCGTACCAAAGAGGGGCTACAGTTCAAGGTGGCCGATCCCGTAGGTCAGCGCATCACCTATACCGAGCGCGAGTTTCTGCGCTACTGGGCTTCGGATACCGAAGAAGGACAGCCCGCTGGTATCGCCCTGATGCTGGAACCAACACCCGATTTCAATCGCGACGAGTATGTCGAGGATGATAGCGACCGCAAGGCCCGTAAGCGCAGCCTCATGCTGTTGCTGTCGTATATGCGACCTTATAAGAAGCTCATCGCGCAGCTGTTCTTAGGGCTCACGGTGGTCTCGCTGCTGCAACTGGTACTGCCGTTCCTCACGCAGGCTATCGTCGATTTCGGTATCTCGCGCCAGGACCTCGGTTTCATCGTCCTGGTACTTATTGCGCAGCTGATGCTCATGATAGGTAGCACCTCGGTACAGTTCATCCAGAGTTGGATACTGCTTCATGTTTCTACGCGCGTAAACCTGTCGCTCTTGTCCGACTATCTGGCCAAGCTGATGCGCTTGCCTTTCAGCTATTTCGATACGCGCCTTACAGGTGATATCCTGCAGCGTATCGACGATCACGACCGTATCCAGACGTTCCTCACGGGTAGCAGCCTATCGCTGATACTCTCGCTGTTCAATATCGTGGTGTTCGGTGCCGTTATCCTCATTTACGACTGGCGCATCTTCTTTATCTTCATGCTGGGCAGTGCGCTCTATGTGCTCTGGGTACTGCTGTTCATGCGCCGTCGTGCCAAGCTCGATACCAAGTTGTTCGCCCAGAACGCGGCCAATCAGAGTAAGATTGTGCAACTTATCGACGGTATTCAGGAGATTAAACTCAACACCTGCGAGCAGCAGAAACGCTGGGAGTGGGAGCGTGTGCAGGCGCGCATTTTCCGCCTCAATATCAAGAGCCTGGCGCTCAATCAGTATCAGGAATCGGGTGCCACGTTCATCAACGAGGTGAAGAATCTGGTTATCACGGCGCTGGTGGCCATGCTGGTACTTCGTGGCGATATGACACTCGGTATGATGCTGTCGGTGCAGTATATCATCGGTAGTCTGAATGGTCCAGTCAATCAACTGGTCGATTTCATCCATCGCTATCAGGATGCCCGCCTCAGTCTGGAGCGTCTGCAGGAGGTGTACGAGAAGGACGACGAGGTGCAGCCCGATCGCCAGCTTATCAGCCAGGTGAGCGGCGATGGTGATATCCTGATCAAGAATCTTACCTACCGTTACGATAAACTGAACGACAAACCTACACTCGACCATATTGATGTGGTGATACCTCACGGCAAGACTACGGCGATTGTCGGACTGAGTGGTAGTGGTAAGACCACGCTGCTCAAGATGATTCTCGGCTTCTATAAGCCCGATGCCGGCGAGGTGGTGATAGGCTCGTCGGATCTGGAAAACTACGACAAGCGTGCATGGCGCAGGCATTGTGGTGTGGTAATGCAGGATGGTTTTATCTATTCCGACACCATCGCCCGCAATATCGCTGCCGGTTTCGAGGTGATTGATACCGAGCGACTGGTGCAGGCAGCCCGCGTGGCCGAGATCGACGATTATATCCGCCAGTTGCCGCTGGGTTATAACACCAAGATTGGTGCCGAGGGCAGTGGCTTGAGTCAGGGTCAGAAGCAGCGCATCCTGATAGCCCGTGCCGTGTATAAGAATCCCGACTACGTGTTCTTCGACGAGGCTACCAACTCGCTCGATGCGCAGAACGAGCATGCCATCATCCAGAATCTGGCCGACTTCCTGCATAATCGTACATCGCTCATCATTGCCCACCGACTCAGTACGGTGGTTGATGCCGACAATATCCTGGTGATGAGCGAGGGGCGCATTGTCGAGTCGGGTAATCACGCCCAGCTGTTAGAGCGTCGCGGCATCTATTACGAACTGGTAAAGAACCAACTGAATGTTTAG
- a CDS encoding HlyD family secretion protein, with protein MMEEDRIELHSDEVQDIISRPPSSLIKYGITVIAAVVALVVIGSFIFRYPDVVQGRVVVTGDTPPNRIVARADGRLQELRLADGQQVSKGAIIAVVENTANTDDVVSVKQAVGKLSVSGEPIPFAADQSLRLGVVQDAYNQFCDAVVSYNQAVRLNIYRQQILSAQKEHASLLRHESNLKRQLEMSQQQADLVKHDRDREKSLHERKLTSDAEMEQSQRSLISAQLSVEQVRTDISQTQLSIAQIDNRLAELQVQYQQDMQHVTATLQSALNTLKVAIGQWEHLYALVAPASGKLSYTNVWAVNQNITTGQHIFSVVESRKSCFVGKVLLPATGFGKVKEGQRVNIMLDGYPYLEFGYLRGTVSGLSAVANQDVYVATITLPQGLHTTVGRELRFTGELSGQAEVITEDISLAVRIIQPLRYIFHHNV; from the coding sequence ATGATGGAAGAAGATAGAATCGAACTACATAGCGACGAGGTACAGGACATCATCTCGCGTCCGCCATCGTCGTTGATAAAATATGGTATTACAGTCATTGCCGCTGTGGTGGCGCTGGTTGTCATTGGCAGTTTTATTTTCCGTTATCCCGATGTGGTGCAGGGTAGGGTGGTAGTCACGGGCGATACCCCTCCCAATCGTATTGTGGCCCGTGCCGATGGTCGTTTGCAGGAGCTTCGCCTGGCCGATGGTCAGCAGGTGTCAAAAGGCGCCATCATCGCTGTGGTCGAGAATACCGCCAATACCGATGATGTGGTAAGTGTGAAACAGGCCGTCGGTAAGCTGTCGGTTAGTGGCGAGCCCATCCCCTTCGCTGCCGATCAGTCGTTGCGCCTGGGTGTGGTGCAGGATGCCTATAATCAGTTCTGCGATGCCGTCGTCAGTTACAATCAGGCCGTTCGCCTCAATATCTATCGCCAGCAGATACTGTCGGCACAGAAGGAGCATGCCTCGTTGTTGCGCCACGAAAGTAATCTCAAACGTCAGCTCGAAATGAGCCAGCAGCAAGCCGATCTGGTCAAGCACGATCGCGATCGCGAAAAAAGCCTGCACGAACGCAAGCTCACTTCCGATGCTGAAATGGAGCAGAGTCAGCGCTCGTTGATCTCGGCCCAGCTCTCCGTCGAGCAGGTACGTACCGACATCTCGCAAACCCAACTCAGCATTGCCCAGATAGATAATCGTCTGGCCGAGCTTCAGGTGCAGTACCAGCAGGATATGCAGCATGTTACGGCCACGCTGCAGTCGGCGCTCAACACCCTCAAGGTGGCCATCGGTCAGTGGGAGCATCTCTATGCCCTTGTGGCCCCAGCATCCGGCAAACTGTCGTACACCAATGTGTGGGCGGTCAATCAGAATATCACTACAGGTCAGCATATCTTCTCCGTTGTCGAGTCGCGCAAATCATGCTTTGTGGGTAAGGTTCTTCTGCCAGCCACAGGCTTCGGTAAGGTCAAGGAGGGCCAGCGTGTAAACATCATGCTCGATGGCTATCCCTATCTCGAGTTCGGCTATCTGCGTGGCACGGTAAGCGGTCTTTCAGCAGTCGCCAATCAGGATGTGTATGTGGCCACCATCACACTGCCACAGGGCCTGCATACCACCGTTGGACGTGAACTACGGTTCACTGGCGAGTTGAGTGGCCAGGCCGAGGTCATCACCGAGGATATCAGCCTTGCCGTCCGCATCATCCAACCCCTGCGGTACATCTTCCATCACAACGTATAA
- a CDS encoding smalltalk protein — protein sequence MTKKETFKFIVQMIASIATAIVTALGATSCMGY from the coding sequence ATGACAAAGAAAGAAACATTTAAGTTTATCGTGCAGATGATAGCATCGATCGCGACGGCGATAGTGACGGCATTGGGAGCCACCTCGTGTATGGGGTATTAA